In a single window of the Bacteroidota bacterium genome:
- a CDS encoding S46 family peptidase, translating to MKKSKVYFVLAVVLIFNFSLFADEGMWIPSLLSKYNEEDMIKKGLKISAEDIYSINHSSLKDAIVLFGRGCTAEVISEKGLILTNHHCGYGQIQAHSSVEHDYLTNGYWASSMQEELVNPGLSVKFLIRMEDVTDIVLKDVTKTMSESERSSMIRKASSKLINEATSATNYIATVKPLYYGNQYFIYVMQEFKDIRFVGAPPSAIGKFGGDTDNWMWPRHTGDFSLFRIYSAPDGSPAKFSKDNIPLKAEKHLKISLKGVKKNDFTMVYGYPYTTQEYLPSYAVEMIAKYDRPVRVSLRNKRLEIMAGEMKKDAKVRIQYSSKYAGVANGWKKWQGVLKGLDRIDAIEKKKQLEKEFTEWAKSNPERMKEYGNVLPEFEKVYKELTPLKNWTTYFFESVWGIEIVRFAANFRGLSNLDKNSTDELVNTEIERLRKTASRFYKDYNSSIDKKIFYSMVSMFYNNIEADEYPPMILSIQNKFDGDIEKYSNFVFEESFMTSQQKLNDFLDSYKASKNKKITNDPVFMLMTDFISYYRSNYAKQLQELENKKDKLMRDYMRGLMEMQKDKLFYPDANATMRLTYGKVDTYEPKDAITYTYFTTLKGIMEKDDPNVYDYDVPEKLKELYENKDYGKYAEDGKMHICFLASNHTTGGNSGSPVLNAYGHLIGLNFDRNWEGTMSDIMYDPKMCRNISLDIRYFLFIVDKFAGAGHLVEEMDLVE from the coding sequence GGAATGTGGATTCCTTCACTCCTTAGCAAATACAATGAAGAAGACATGATAAAAAAAGGTTTGAAAATTTCTGCAGAGGATATTTACAGCATTAATCATTCAAGCTTAAAAGATGCAATTGTCTTATTCGGAAGAGGTTGTACTGCTGAGGTAATTTCTGAAAAGGGATTGATACTTACAAATCATCATTGCGGATATGGACAAATTCAAGCTCATAGCTCAGTAGAACATGATTATCTTACAAATGGATATTGGGCAAGTTCAATGCAAGAAGAACTTGTAAATCCAGGACTTAGCGTAAAATTTCTGATACGAATGGAAGATGTTACAGATATTGTTTTAAAAGATGTAACAAAAACTATGAGTGAATCAGAAAGAAGTTCAATGATTAGAAAAGCTTCATCAAAGCTGATAAATGAAGCAACTTCGGCTACGAATTATATTGCAACTGTAAAACCATTGTATTATGGTAATCAATATTTTATTTATGTTATGCAGGAGTTTAAAGATATTCGCTTTGTTGGTGCTCCTCCTTCTGCAATTGGAAAGTTTGGAGGCGATACTGATAACTGGATGTGGCCTAGGCACACAGGAGATTTTTCTTTATTCAGAATATATTCTGCACCCGATGGTTCACCTGCAAAATTCTCAAAGGATAATATTCCTTTAAAAGCTGAAAAACATTTGAAAATTTCTTTAAAAGGAGTGAAGAAAAATGATTTTACAATGGTTTATGGATATCCTTACACAACTCAGGAGTATTTACCTTCCTATGCTGTGGAAATGATTGCTAAGTATGACCGTCCTGTACGTGTTAGCCTTAGAAATAAAAGGCTTGAAATAATGGCTGGCGAAATGAAAAAAGATGCTAAAGTAAGAATTCAATACTCATCAAAATATGCAGGTGTTGCTAATGGTTGGAAAAAATGGCAAGGAGTTTTAAAAGGTCTTGACAGAATTGATGCCATTGAAAAGAAAAAACAACTTGAAAAGGAATTTACAGAATGGGCTAAATCAAATCCTGAAAGAATGAAAGAATATGGAAATGTTTTACCCGAGTTTGAAAAAGTTTATAAAGAATTAACACCTTTAAAAAATTGGACAACTTATTTCTTTGAATCAGTGTGGGGTATAGAGATTGTACGGTTTGCCGCTAATTTTAGAGGGCTTTCTAATTTAGATAAAAATTCTACTGATGAGCTGGTAAATACTGAAATTGAAAGATTAAGAAAAACAGCTTCAAGATTTTATAAGGATTATAATAGCTCTATTGACAAAAAGATATTTTACAGTATGGTATCAATGTTTTACAATAACATTGAAGCTGACGAATATCCTCCAATGATTTTATCTATCCAAAATAAGTTTGATGGAGATATTGAAAAATATTCAAATTTTGTTTTTGAAGAATCATTTATGACATCTCAGCAAAAATTGAATGATTTTTTGGATAGCTATAAAGCATCAAAAAATAAAAAAATTACAAATGACCCTGTATTTATGCTAATGACTGATTTTATTAGTTATTACAGAAGTAATTATGCCAAACAATTGCAAGAGCTTGAAAATAAAAAAGATAAACTCATGAGAGATTACATGAGAGGGCTGATGGAAATGCAAAAAGATAAATTATTTTATCCTGATGCTAATGCTACAATGCGTTTAACTTATGGAAAAGTAGATACCTATGAACCTAAGGATGCAATAACATACACATATTTTACTACATTAAAAGGAATTATGGAAAAAGACGACCCTAATGTTTATGATTATGATGTTCCTGAAAAGCTTAAAGAATTATATGAAAATAAAGACTACGGGAAATATGCTGAAGATGGAAAAATGCATATTTGTTTTCTTGCATCAAATCACACAACAGGAGGGAACTCAGGTAGTCCTGTGCTAAATGCTTATGGGCATCTTATAGGATTAAATTTTGACAGAAACTGGGAAGGAACAATGAGCGATATTATGTATGATCCTAAAATGTGCAGGAATATTTCATTGGATATTCGTTATTTTCTTTTTATAGTTGATAAATTTGCCGGAGCAGGACATTTAGTGGAGGAAATGGACTTGGTAGAATAA